From a region of the Panicum virgatum strain AP13 chromosome 2K, P.virgatum_v5, whole genome shotgun sequence genome:
- the LOC120688910 gene encoding transmembrane protein 184C-like, with product MSLMSPFPGMDLSKMDAPTLTLLGAAGCVMLTMHFTVQLVSQHLFYWKNPKEQKAILIIVLMAPLYAISSFVGLLDIQGSKTFFTFLDAVKECYEALVIAKFMALMYSYLNISISKNIVPDEIKGRVLHHSFPVSLFLPHTVRLEHKTLKLLKYWTWQFVVIRPVCSILIIALQLLGMYPSWVSWTFTIILNISVSMALYALVLFYHLFAKELAPHKPLAKFLCIKGIVFFSFWQGFALDVLTEVGVIQSHHFWLDVEHIQEAIQNVLVILEMVVFSVIQQYAYHVAPYSGADRAKFEKNE from the exons ATGTCACTCATGTCTCCATTCCCGGGGATGGATCTAAGTAAAATGGATGCCCCAACTCTTACCCTCCTTGGGGCAGCTGGTTGTGTAATGCTGACTATGCATTTCACTGTGCAATTGGTGTCACAACATCTTTTCTATTGGAAAAACCCTAAGGAGCAGAAAGCTATACTTATTATCGTGCTAATGGCCCCATTATATGCTATCTCTTCCTTTGTGGGTCTTCTTGATATCCAGGGAAGCAAGACATTTTTCACATTCTTGGATGCTGTTAAAGAATGCTACGAGGCACTG GTCATTGCTAAGTTTATGGCATTGATGTACAGCTACTTGAATATATCCATCAGCAAAAACATAGTTCCTGATGAAATCAAAGGGAGAGTTCTTCATCATTCCTTCCCTGTTTCTCTTTTCCTG CCCCACACTGTCCGATTGGAGCACAAGACACTGAAGCTTCTGAAGTACTGGACCTGGCAATTTGTTGTTATTAGGCCAGTATGCTCCATTCTGATTATTGCCCTCCAGCTTCTTGGGATGTACCCAAGTTGGGTCAGCTGGACGTTTACAATTATACTGAACATTTCAGTCTCCATGGCATTATATGCCCTGGTTCTTTTCTACCACTTGTTTGCTAAAGAGCTAGCACCTCACAAGCCTCTTGCAAAGTTCTTGTGCATCAAAGGGATTGTCTTCTTCTCTTTCTGGCAG GGTTTTGCGCTCGATGTTTTGACCGAAGTAGGCGTGATCCAATCCCACCATTTCTGGCTGGACGTGGAGCACATCCAGGAGGCTATCCAGAACGTCCTGGTGATCCTCGAGATGGTCGTGTTCTCCGTCATCCAGCAATACGCGTACCACGTCGCCCCTTACAGCGGCGCCGATAGGGCGAAGTTTGAGAAGAACGAATGA